A window from Montipora capricornis isolate CH-2021 chromosome 7, ASM3666992v2, whole genome shotgun sequence encodes these proteins:
- the LOC138058031 gene encoding outer membrane lipoprotein Blc-like, with protein sequence MKGLGFLLVFSLVGLSDANVGIDTVPVLNVTKYLGRWYQIYADAVVIDTFERDAVCVTADYTLRKDKKIGVLNSERLKTVKGKGKNITGYAYIPDPKQPGKLKVHLEGTFFDAPYWVVKLGPPSFSKQNLYQYSVITDPVKVTLFVLARDVKTFKSQYDVEVTEWLKENGFTRFFNKPIATLQSDECPYPGNRASPYQSLEEFLNME encoded by the exons ATGAAAGGCCTCGGTTTTCTTCTGGTGTTTTCCTTGGTCGGATTGAGCGACGCAAACGTTGGAATTGACACAGTCCCTGTTCTTAATGTTACAAAGTATCTTGGACGCTGGTATCAG ATATATGCTGATGCTGTAGTTATAGACACCTTTGAACGTGATGCAGTTTGCGTGACAGCGGATT aTACACTTCGGAAAGACAAGAAGATTGGAGTGTTAAACAGTGAAAGACTTAAAACTGTGaagggaaagggaaaaaatatcaCAGGATACGCTTACATACCAGATCCCAAACAACCTGGAAAGCTAAAAGTTCATTTGGAAGGAACGTTTTTTGATGCACCAT ACTGGGTTGTCAAACTGGGCCCTCCTTCATTTAGCAAGCAGAATCTGTACCAGTATTCAGTCATCACAGACCCCGTGAAAGTAACCTTGTTCGTGCTCGCAAGGGATGTCAAGACATTCAAAAGTCAATATGACGTTGAAGTGACAGAATGGCTGAAAGAGAATGGCTTCACTCGCTTTTTCAACAAACCCATCGCCACATTACAATCTGACGAATGTCCGTACCCAGGAAACCGCGCCTCTCCATACCAGTCACTCGAGGAGTTTCTGAACATGGAGTAG